The Acidobacteriota bacterium DNA segment TCTGGGAGCAGCGCTGCTCAGCGGCGGTCATCTCGGTGCCAGCCTTGTCAGTCTCGACATCATCACGCTGGGCTTTTTACTCTGGTCCACTCACCGCCCCTCGATGATATTGCGGCCCAGGCAACCTCGTGGTGCGGCGTGGGTGGCTGCCGGCTTGACTGCAATTGTGGCCGCTGGGGTCATTTTGAGTCCCTCCTTCCGCGCCTCCTATCACGGACTGCTGCACAGCAGCATCGTCTACCAGGTATCTCGGACAGGAATCCCTCCCGAGAATCCCTATTTCGCCGGTGAGCCGCTCCACTATTACTGGGGCTTTCACCTCTTGGGGGCCCTGATCGGCAAGGCTCTCGGTATCGACCCCCTATCCAGCTTGTCGATCCTCAGGCTTGGGGCTGCGACCGGTCTTCCCCTGGCGACAGCGCGTCTTGGACGGCGGATCGCGCCGCGACGGCTGAACTCGGCAGTGGCCAGCATCGCTGGCCTGGCCGGCCTCAACGGCCTGGGTTGGCTCTTTCTGCTCGGTCGCAGCGATGAATTCTTGGGCCTGTGGCGGGAGGGAGCCAACCCGCTGGGCGTTCTGTCGTTGATGAGCTGGGGTTTCAACCGTCGCCTGGCGGCCGGGTTGACAATCGCACTGAATCTCTCCGGATTCGGCCTGGGGATCGCCGTGGGCCTGGTTGCGGTCGAACAAGCAGCGCTCGTCGCACGGGGGAAGGGGGCGAGGGCTGCCGTGGCCGCTGTCTTGCTGGTCGCCACATCGATCTTGATCAATCCTCTCGCGGGCGCCGCCGCCCTGCTGATTCTCGCGGGCACCACCATCGGCGCCTTGTGGCCAGCCCGCGGTCGATGGAACCGCGCTGCGTGGCTGGGACTCGCTTGTGGTGTCGGCGGACTCGTCCTGGCCGCGCCTTACTTGCTCTCCATCACCGGGGGCGAGACTCGCGACCTCCTGCGTTTCGTCCGCCCCCGGCTGTGGCAGGGACTCTGTGTCCTCGGGCCGCTGATCTTGATTGCCCTGCCCGCGGGCATCGCCGAATGTCGCCTCCGACCACTTCGACGCTGGCTACCCATTGGTCTCGCTGCCTGCTTCCCGGCGCTGGCAGGGACCGTCATGCGTCTCCCGGCTCAGGACGAGTATTACTTTCTGCGAGCCGCCGCTCTCCCGTTGGGCTTCTTCGGCGCCGCAACTCTGCGTGGAGCCAGGGGCCGTTGGCGCGGCATCATGGCGATGGCCTCTTTCCTGGTATTCGTCCCGCCCACGGCAATCGTGGCCACAGCCTACTTCGCAGCCGCTCGTCGTCCCATGCCACTGGTCGCTGCCGGCGACAATTTGATCCTGCTCCCACGTTCCCGGGATGAAACGCGGGCCTACGATTACCTTCGGAACCAGACACCGCCGAACTCAGTCATCGTCGAGCAATTCTCGAAACAACAGCTCAGCTTTCGCCCGGCGCAGGGATCGGATGTACCTGTTTTCGCCCAAAGAGACGAATACCTGGGTTACAACTCAGGAGTCACCCGAAAAACCCGCGGCATGTTGATCGGCGGCTACCGCGACCTCCGCAAGCGCAA contains these protein-coding regions:
- a CDS encoding DUF2298 domain-containing protein, with translation MSSRSLTALLALLVAIHLTAILAGQMPLARSLAPVTVLFTPGLGCVLALQPRSWRPGALFYYSLFATFPVFLGAALLSGGHLGASLVSLDIITLGFLLWSTHRPSMILRPRQPRGAAWVAAGLTAIVAAGVILSPSFRASYHGLLHSSIVYQVSRTGIPPENPYFAGEPLHYYWGFHLLGALIGKALGIDPLSSLSILRLGAATGLPLATARLGRRIAPRRLNSAVASIAGLAGLNGLGWLFLLGRSDEFLGLWREGANPLGVLSLMSWGFNRRLAAGLTIALNLSGFGLGIAVGLVAVEQAALVARGKGARAAVAAVLLVATSILINPLAGAAALLILAGTTIGALWPARGRWNRAAWLGLACGVGGLVLAAPYLLSITGGETRDLLRFVRPRLWQGLCVLGPLILIALPAGIAECRLRPLRRWLPIGLAACFPALAGTVMRLPAQDEYYFLRAAALPLGFFGAATLRGARGRWRGIMAMASFLVFVPPTAIVATAYFAAARRPMPLVAAGDNLILLPRSRDETRAYDYLRNQTPPNSVIVEQFSKQQLSFRPAQGSDVPVFAQRDEYLGYNSGVTRKTRGMLIGGYRDLRKRKKQLARLFGSPCHVEIVKEIHTELGRPVYVLARPGSKLGDRMGHACLEASELLERVFESHSVRIYKVVETRQTGLKIGPPEPAASEAGPRRHSP